The following coding sequences lie in one Paraburkholderia largidicola genomic window:
- a CDS encoding DUF4148 domain-containing protein — protein sequence MKALIQAVVVSCALAAPALSFAQAQQGEVTRAQVREDLQRVEAAGYRPISRDATYPDDIQAAEAKVAASGQPMEHTAVGGVAPSGTMQMGSPRSTTDGNPQPVFFGN from the coding sequence ATGAAAGCACTCATTCAGGCCGTAGTCGTTTCGTGTGCGCTGGCTGCGCCGGCACTTTCCTTCGCTCAGGCCCAGCAGGGCGAGGTCACGCGTGCGCAGGTGCGCGAAGACCTGCAACGTGTAGAGGCGGCGGGTTATCGCCCGATTTCCAGAGACGCGACGTATCCGGACGATATCCAGGCAGCGGAAGCGAAGGTCGCGGCGAGCGGGCAGCCGATGGAACATACGGCCGTGGGCGGCGTCGCGCCGAGCGGCACGATGCAGATGGGTTCGCCCAGGTCGACGACGGACGGGAATCCGCAGCCGGTGTTCTTTGGAAATTGA